One Campylobacter lari DNA segment encodes these proteins:
- a CDS encoding cytochrome-c peroxidase — MKKISLLVVSSLLVASTAFANDRALLDEAKAAGLAPLPKDQAGVEKLLKEMGVKASKFSKEKANLGKKLYFEPRLSKSGLISCNTCHNLGMGGADGIAAAVGHKWTANPHHLNSPTVYNSVLNSTQFWDGRAGTLADQAKGPIEAEPEMATPAKLAVEKISSMPEYVKEFKKVYGSSGVTFDNIADAIATFERTLLTPSKFDKFLEGDTKALSKKEKEGLKTFIDKGCTACHTGVNLGGSMQAFQVAAKYKFANVGDFKGDANGLVKTPTLRNIAETAPYFHNGAIWSLQEAIKEMGSVQLGIEISDKEAASIETFLHALTGKKPSITYPQLPKATEKTPKPEL; from the coding sequence ATGAAAAAAATTTCATTATTAGTTGTATCATCATTATTAGTTGCATCAACTGCTTTTGCTAATGATAGAGCTTTATTAGATGAAGCAAAAGCTGCAGGTTTAGCACCTTTACCAAAGGATCAAGCAGGTGTTGAAAAACTATTAAAAGAAATGGGAGTTAAGGCTAGCAAATTTTCTAAAGAAAAAGCTAATCTTGGTAAAAAATTGTATTTTGAACCAAGACTTTCTAAAAGTGGTTTGATTTCTTGTAATACCTGTCATAATTTAGGTATGGGTGGTGCTGATGGTATAGCAGCTGCTGTAGGACACAAATGGACAGCTAATCCTCATCATTTAAATTCGCCAACAGTTTATAACTCAGTTTTAAATTCAACTCAATTTTGGGATGGTAGAGCAGGTACTTTAGCAGATCAAGCAAAAGGGCCAATCGAAGCAGAACCTGAAATGGCAACCCCAGCTAAATTAGCAGTAGAAAAAATTTCCTCTATGCCAGAATATGTAAAAGAATTTAAAAAAGTTTATGGAAGCAGCGGAGTGACTTTTGACAATATCGCAGATGCTATTGCTACATTCGAAAGAACACTTTTGACTCCATCTAAATTTGATAAATTCTTAGAAGGTGATACAAAAGCTTTAAGTAAAAAAGAAAAAGAAGGTTTAAAAACTTTCATCGATAAAGGCTGTACAGCTTGCCATACAGGGGTAAATTTAGGTGGTAGTATGCAGGCTTTCCAAGTAGCAGCTAAATATAAATTTGCAAATGTAGGAGATTTTAAAGGTGATGCAAATGGTTTAGTTAAAACTCCAACCTTAAGAAATATTGCTGAAACAGCTCCATACTTCCATAATGGTGCTATTTGGTCTTTACAAGAAGCAATCAAAGAAATGGGTAGTGTGCAACTTGGTATAGAAATTTCTGACAAAGAAGCAGCTTCTATAGAAACTTTCTTACATGCCCTAACAGGTAAAAAACCAAGCATTACTTATCCTCAACTTCCAAAAGCAACTGAAAAAACTCCAAAGCCAGAGCTTTAA
- the rplU gene encoding 50S ribosomal protein L21, protein MYAIIKHSGKQYRVSQGDELKLDRFEAEAKSSVEVSEVLAVCDKELKVGAPFVAGAKVVLEVIAHGKDKKVVIYKKRRRKDSKLKRGFRRQFTRVRVVDIKA, encoded by the coding sequence ATGTATGCTATTATAAAACACAGTGGAAAACAATACAGAGTAAGTCAAGGTGATGAGCTTAAACTAGATCGTTTTGAAGCTGAAGCAAAATCAAGCGTAGAAGTAAGTGAAGTTCTTGCTGTATGCGATAAAGAATTAAAGGTAGGTGCGCCGTTTGTTGCGGGTGCAAAAGTTGTTTTAGAAGTGATTGCTCATGGAAAAGACAAAAAAGTTGTAATTTATAAAAAAAGACGTAGAAAAGACTCAAAATTAAAACGCGGTTTCAGAAGACAATTTACTCGCGTTAGAGTAGTAGATATTAAAGCTTAA
- the rpmA gene encoding 50S ribosomal protein L27 yields the protein MAHKKGQGSTQNNRDSIGRRLGVKKFGGEFVRAGNIIIRQRGTATHAGNNVGMGKDHTIFALIDGFVKFERKDKNRKKVSVYPA from the coding sequence ATGGCACACAAGAAAGGTCAAGGTTCAACTCAGAATAATCGTGATTCTATAGGTCGTCGTCTAGGTGTTAAAAAATTTGGTGGAGAATTTGTTCGCGCTGGCAACATCATCATTCGCCAAAGAGGAACAGCAACTCATGCAGGCAATAACGTAGGTATGGGAAAAGATCATACAATTTTTGCTTTAATTGATGGTTTTGTAAAATTTGAAAGAAAAGATAAAAATAGAAAAAAAGTTTCTGTTTATCCTGCATAA
- the obgE gene encoding GTPase ObgE, whose protein sequence is MFIDNVKLVLSSGNGGKGAVSFRREKHVPLGGPDGGDGGNGGDVYFICDNNTHTLAHFKGKKELKAQNGQPGLGRNKNGKRGESLELIVPQGTQVIDAQSGEVLLDMLVEGQKELFLRGGKGGLGNTHFKNSTNQRPDYAQPGVAGKTLSVRLELKLIADVGLVGFPNVGKSTLISVVSNARPEIANYEFTTLTPKLGMVEVDDYNSFVMADIPGIIEGASDGRGLGLEFLRHIERTSFLLFVLDPLRDMSLKEQFCILRKELEKFSSKLYARNFGLMLSKSDSVNLGEEFAQKMEDDYNELKAYLQSQNNPQSFFVKVSSLEKTGLKELKFMLLEEVKKIRNQNNL, encoded by the coding sequence ATGTTTATAGATAATGTAAAATTAGTTTTAAGTTCAGGTAATGGTGGCAAAGGCGCTGTGAGTTTTCGCCGTGAAAAACATGTTCCACTTGGTGGACCTGATGGTGGCGATGGTGGAAATGGTGGCGATGTGTATTTTATATGTGATAATAATACTCATACCCTAGCACACTTTAAAGGCAAAAAAGAACTTAAAGCACAAAATGGCCAACCAGGTTTGGGCCGTAATAAAAATGGCAAAAGAGGGGAGAGTTTAGAGTTGATTGTCCCTCAAGGCACTCAAGTAATTGATGCACAAAGTGGGGAAGTTTTACTTGATATGCTAGTAGAAGGCCAAAAAGAACTCTTTTTAAGAGGCGGTAAAGGTGGTCTTGGTAATACTCACTTTAAAAACTCTACTAATCAACGCCCAGATTATGCCCAACCAGGCGTGGCAGGAAAAACCTTAAGCGTGCGTTTAGAGTTAAAACTCATAGCAGATGTTGGGCTTGTAGGCTTTCCAAATGTAGGAAAATCCACTCTTATAAGCGTAGTGTCTAATGCAAGACCTGAAATAGCTAATTATGAATTTACTACTTTAACTCCAAAACTTGGTATGGTTGAAGTAGATGATTATAATTCTTTTGTAATGGCAGACATTCCAGGTATTATAGAAGGTGCAAGCGATGGTAGGGGTTTGGGACTTGAGTTTTTAAGACACATAGAAAGAACTTCTTTTTTACTTTTTGTGCTTGATCCATTAAGAGATATGAGTTTAAAAGAACAATTTTGCATTTTAAGAAAAGAATTAGAAAAATTTTCAAGCAAACTTTATGCAAGAAATTTTGGCTTAATGCTTTCAAAAAGTGATAGTGTAAATTTAGGTGAGGAATTTGCACAAAAAATGGAAGATGATTATAATGAGTTAAAAGCTTATTTGCAAAGTCAAAATAATCCACAAAGCTTTTTTGTTAAAGTATCAAGCCTTGAAAAAACAGGTTTAAAAGAGCTTAAATTTATGCTTTTAGAAGAAGTTAAAAAAATTAGAAACCAAAATAATCTTTGA
- a CDS encoding DUF6194 family protein: MSENLTIDFIQEYIKSNFKGLVYKFTYKEHSFFYNPDKVLKNGVYFCTIKENDGINDKASNLNREGVFRLSCSLCDQDYQNLFGQKPKKALKGEIVSLNYDFSMLDLIMPHPIYAYMGYICINNPSRKNFEIFKDYLELSYQKAIKTYQKRIAAL, from the coding sequence ATGAGTGAAAATTTAACTATAGATTTTATCCAAGAATATATCAAGTCCAATTTTAAAGGCTTGGTGTATAAATTTACGTATAAAGAACATAGCTTTTTTTATAATCCCGATAAGGTTTTAAAAAACGGAGTTTATTTTTGTACTATTAAAGAAAATGATGGCATAAATGATAAAGCTTCGAATTTAAATAGAGAAGGTGTGTTTCGTCTAAGTTGCTCTCTTTGTGATCAAGATTATCAAAATCTTTTTGGTCAAAAACCTAAAAAAGCTTTAAAGGGTGAGATTGTTAGTTTAAATTATGATTTTTCTATGCTTGATCTTATCATGCCTCATCCAATTTATGCTTATATGGGATATATTTGTATTAACAATCCTTCAAGAAAAAATTTTGAAATTTTTAAAGATTATCTTGAGCTTTCATATCAAAAAGCTATAAAAACTTATCAAAAAAGGATAGCGGCACTATGA
- the fmt gene encoding methionyl-tRNA formyltransferase, giving the protein MKNIIFMGTPSYATCILKELVDKGFNVQALFTQPDKPVGRKQILTPSDTKKFVLENNLNIEIFTPKSLKDENIINGIKSLKPDFIVVAAYGKILSKEVLDIAPCINLHASLLPKYRGASPIQSAILNGDKISGVCTMLMEEGLDSGAILENIECDIEGKNSAEVFTMLSNLAAKLTISTLLNFEKIVPKKQDESLVTHCKKIKKEDGLINLDNASEIYQKFLAFTPWPGVFLENGLKFLDIELIDGEKTQKSGVILQIEKESFLLSCKKGILRIKTLQESGKKALDAKTYLNGKRLKLGDSLF; this is encoded by the coding sequence ATGAAAAATATCATTTTTATGGGAACTCCCTCTTATGCAACATGTATTTTAAAAGAGCTTGTTGATAAAGGGTTTAATGTCCAAGCTTTATTTACCCAGCCTGATAAACCTGTGGGAAGAAAGCAAATTTTAACTCCAAGTGATACTAAAAAATTTGTTTTAGAAAATAATTTAAATATAGAAATTTTCACTCCAAAAAGCTTAAAAGATGAAAATATAATCAATGGAATAAAAAGCTTAAAACCTGACTTTATAGTTGTTGCTGCTTATGGGAAGATTTTATCAAAAGAAGTTTTAGATATTGCTCCTTGTATCAATTTACATGCTTCCTTGCTTCCTAAATATCGTGGCGCTTCGCCTATACAAAGTGCTATTTTAAATGGGGATAAAATAAGCGGGGTTTGCACTATGCTTATGGAAGAAGGGCTTGATAGTGGTGCTATTTTAGAAAACATAGAATGTGATATAGAAGGTAAAAATTCAGCTGAGGTTTTTACCATGCTTTCAAATTTAGCAGCTAAGCTTACTATTTCTACGCTTTTAAATTTTGAAAAAATTGTCCCAAAAAAGCAAGATGAAAGTTTGGTTACACATTGTAAAAAAATCAAAAAAGAAGATGGGTTGATTAATTTGGATAATGCAAGTGAAATCTATCAAAAATTTCTAGCTTTTACACCTTGGCCTGGAGTTTTTTTAGAAAATGGTTTGAAATTTTTAGATATAGAATTAATTGATGGTGAAAAAACTCAAAAATCAGGTGTGATTTTACAAATAGAAAAGGAAAGCTTTTTGCTTTCATGTAAAAAAGGTATTTTAAGGATTAAAACTTTACAAGAAAGTGGAAAAAAAGCTTTAGATGCTAAGACTTATTTAAATGGAAAAAGGTTAAAACTTGGAGATAGTTTATTTTGA
- a CDS encoding biotin--[acetyl-CoA-carboxylase] ligase: protein MEIVYFDELESTQVYLSDKIRSGEITSNTAICAFIQSAGIGSRDNTWQSKQGNLHVSFCIKTQELAQDLPLASASIYFAFLMKEVLQRQNSKVWIKWPNDFYIEDKKIGGLMSSKINDFLVVGMGINLKYAPFKAEILDIEVDITKLLNEYFSYVDEKILWKNIFSKYMLEFEKSRNFFIHNEGKILSLKDALLYKDGSILLDNKRIYSLR, encoded by the coding sequence TTGGAGATAGTTTATTTTGATGAGCTTGAATCAACTCAAGTTTATTTAAGTGATAAAATTCGCAGTGGAGAGATTACTAGCAATACAGCCATTTGTGCTTTTATCCAAAGTGCCGGTATAGGTAGTAGGGATAATACTTGGCAAAGTAAGCAAGGAAATTTACATGTATCTTTTTGTATAAAAACTCAAGAATTAGCACAAGATCTTCCTTTAGCTTCTGCTAGTATATATTTTGCATTTTTAATGAAAGAAGTACTGCAAAGACAAAATTCAAAAGTATGGATTAAATGGCCTAATGATTTTTATATAGAAGATAAAAAAATAGGCGGATTGATGAGTTCTAAAATCAATGATTTTTTGGTTGTAGGAATGGGGATTAATCTTAAATATGCTCCATTTAAAGCTGAAATTTTAGACATAGAAGTGGATATAACAAAACTTTTAAATGAGTATTTTTCTTATGTAGATGAGAAAATTTTATGGAAGAATATTTTTAGCAAGTATATGCTAGAATTTGAAAAATCAAGAAATTTTTTTATACATAATGAAGGTAAGATTTTATCTTTAAAAGATGCTTTATTGTATAAAGATGGTTCTATATTGTTAGATAATAAAAGGATATATAGTTTAAGATGA
- a CDS encoding ParA family protein has protein sequence MSEIITIANQKGGVGKTTTAINLAASLAVAEKKVLLIDIDPQANATTGLGFNRSNYEYNIYHVFIGRKKLSEIILKTELPQLYLAPSNISLVGIEQEVVKESGEYRTILREKIKEIAKDYDFIIIDSPPALGSITVNAFAASDSVIIPIQCEFYALEGVAMVLNTIKFVKKTINPKLKIKGFLPTMYSSQNNLSKDTVEDLKQNFKQKLFRTGDNEDDFIIIPRNVKLAESPSYGKPIILYDIKSPGSVAYQNLAHSILG, from the coding sequence ATGAGTGAGATAATAACTATTGCAAATCAAAAAGGTGGAGTAGGTAAAACTACTACCGCTATTAATCTAGCGGCTTCTTTGGCAGTAGCTGAAAAAAAGGTTCTTTTGATAGATATTGATCCACAAGCTAATGCTACAACAGGACTTGGTTTTAATAGAAGTAATTATGAATATAATATTTATCATGTTTTTATAGGTAGGAAAAAACTTTCTGAGATTATTTTAAAAACTGAGCTTCCGCAATTATACTTAGCTCCATCAAATATTTCTTTGGTTGGAATTGAGCAAGAAGTAGTAAAAGAAAGCGGAGAATATAGAACAATTTTAAGAGAAAAAATTAAAGAAATTGCCAAAGATTATGATTTTATTATCATTGACTCACCTCCTGCACTTGGAAGCATTACGGTAAATGCTTTTGCAGCAAGTGATAGTGTTATTATTCCTATACAATGTGAGTTTTATGCACTTGAGGGTGTTGCGATGGTTTTAAACACTATTAAATTTGTAAAAAAAACTATCAATCCAAAACTAAAAATAAAAGGCTTTTTACCAACTATGTATAGCTCACAAAATAATCTTTCAAAAGATACTGTGGAAGATTTAAAGCAAAATTTCAAACAAAAGCTATTTAGAACAGGTGATAATGAAGATGATTTCATCATCATACCAAGAAATGTAAAACTTGCTGAAAGTCCAAGCTATGGAAAGCCTATTATACTTTATGATATAAAATCTCCAGGTTCAGTGGCATATCAAAATTTAGCACATTCTATATTAGGATAA
- a CDS encoding ParB/RepB/Spo0J family partition protein, translating into MAKKSALGRGLSSILADIDEVYEKELGSNEGRIEEIDIDLISPNPYQPRKNFDTQALEELAGSIKEYGLIQPVVVFKKDEFDYILIAGERRFRACKLLEKEQIKAVVLNVDDIKLRELALIENIQRENLNPIELAHSYKELLEIHDITQEKLADLIHKSRPQIANTLRLLNLNEQTQNFIIEGKISQGHAKVLVGLEKEEEKMIVDTIIGQKLNVRDTEKLIKNFKNTNQLEKNTISNKQYQSIINLKEKIESLGLKVNAKDLKITINFENEDEVREFLKTLN; encoded by the coding sequence ATGGCAAAAAAAAGTGCATTAGGAAGAGGTTTAAGTAGTATTTTGGCTGATATTGATGAGGTTTATGAAAAAGAATTAGGCTCTAATGAAGGTAGAATAGAAGAAATTGATATAGATTTAATTAGCCCAAACCCTTATCAACCAAGAAAAAATTTTGATACCCAAGCTTTAGAAGAACTTGCAGGTTCTATTAAAGAATATGGTTTGATTCAGCCTGTTGTGGTTTTTAAAAAAGATGAATTTGATTATATTTTAATAGCAGGTGAGAGAAGATTTAGAGCATGTAAGCTTTTAGAAAAAGAACAGATTAAAGCTGTAGTTTTAAATGTAGATGATATAAAATTACGTGAGCTTGCTTTAATAGAAAATATTCAAAGAGAGAATCTAAATCCTATAGAGCTAGCACATTCTTATAAGGAATTGTTAGAAATTCATGATATCACTCAAGAAAAATTAGCCGATCTTATCCATAAATCAAGACCCCAAATTGCTAATACCTTAAGACTTTTAAATTTAAATGAGCAAACGCAAAATTTTATTATAGAAGGTAAAATTTCACAAGGTCATGCAAAGGTTTTAGTGGGGCTTGAAAAAGAAGAAGAAAAAATGATAGTTGATACCATCATAGGACAAAAGCTCAATGTAAGAGATACTGAAAAATTAATTAAAAATTTTAAAAATACAAATCAATTAGAAAAAAACACAATTTCAAATAAACAATATCAATCTATAATAAATTTAAAAGAAAAAATTGAATCTTTAGGCTTAAAAGTAAATGCAAAAGATTTAAAAATAACTATAAATTTTGAAAATGAAGATGAGGTTAGGGAATTTCTAAAGACATTAAATTAA
- a CDS encoding FoF1 ATP synthase subunit B': MFNDVHFSIMIATGVIFLFMIAILNSMLYKPLIKFMDSRDLTIKNDEEKMKKNSDDVSNVESELEKIHIQTRDEINQIKAKAIEEAKIKQEKELSTRKRELEDQMLVFLKSLREKEKELKEEMRLKMPEFKQSFKNSLSKI; encoded by the coding sequence ATGTTTAATGATGTACATTTTTCCATCATGATAGCCACCGGTGTCATTTTTTTGTTTATGATAGCGATTTTAAATTCTATGCTCTATAAACCTTTGATTAAATTTATGGATTCTAGGGATTTAACTATAAAAAATGATGAAGAAAAAATGAAAAAAAATTCTGATGATGTTTCAAATGTAGAAAGTGAATTAGAAAAAATTCATATTCAAACAAGAGATGAAATCAATCAAATTAAAGCAAAAGCAATAGAAGAAGCTAAAATAAAACAAGAAAAAGAATTATCAACAAGAAAAAGAGAATTAGAAGATCAAATGCTTGTTTTTCTTAAAAGTCTAAGAGAAAAAGAAAAAGAATTAAAAGAAGAAATGCGTTTAAAAATGCCAGAATTTAAACAAAGCTTTAAAAATAGCTTGAGTAAAATTTAA
- a CDS encoding F0F1 ATP synthase subunit B yields the protein MLKKIALLSVLPFYAFAAGNGSGEYDIIPRAVNFVLFAAILYYFIATPLKNFYNGRIAKIASRMNEIQEKLIASKNHKLEMMKKLDLAKQEAINAVALAKKEAEIITDKIEAETKMEIKALEKTYEEHKEYEIRKMEKEVVQAVLEEIFEDQNLQLQQKEILNIMMKKVS from the coding sequence ATGTTGAAAAAAATTGCATTGTTATCAGTACTTCCTTTTTATGCTTTTGCAGCAGGTAATGGAAGTGGTGAATATGATATAATTCCAAGAGCGGTTAATTTTGTTTTATTTGCTGCTATTTTGTATTATTTTATTGCAACTCCTTTGAAAAATTTTTATAATGGTAGAATTGCAAAAATTGCTTCTAGAATGAATGAAATTCAAGAAAAGCTTATCGCGAGTAAAAATCATAAGTTAGAAATGATGAAAAAACTAGATTTAGCCAAACAAGAAGCGATCAATGCAGTAGCTCTTGCAAAAAAAGAGGCTGAAATTATCACAGATAAAATAGAAGCTGAAACGAAAATGGAAATTAAGGCTTTAGAAAAAACTTATGAAGAACATAAAGAATATGAAATAAGAAAAATGGAAAAAGAAGTTGTGCAAGCGGTTTTAGAAGAAATTTTTGAAGATCAAAATTTACAACTTCAGCAAAAAGAAATTCTAAATATCATGATGAAAAAGGTGTCTTGA
- a CDS encoding F0F1 ATP synthase subunit delta, producing MESVIAKTYAKAILERNDFEDFYSNLLELSSAFASNKFIDVLNSYEIKQGKKLEFILSLLDNPSDAFKNFINLIVDNKREMLIPEITKELSEQKALKENTFLGQVYSKEQLSAEEIKNLEEKLSAKFNAKIRLDSKISDNDSVKISLDGLGYEISFSMQSLKAKMNEYILKAI from the coding sequence ATGGAAAGTGTGATTGCAAAAACTTATGCAAAGGCGATATTAGAAAGAAATGATTTTGAAGATTTTTATTCTAATTTATTAGAGTTAAGTTCAGCTTTTGCATCTAATAAATTTATAGATGTTTTAAATTCTTATGAGATAAAACAAGGAAAAAAACTAGAGTTTATACTTTCTTTATTAGATAATCCAAGCGATGCTTTTAAAAATTTTATAAATTTAATCGTAGATAATAAAAGGGAGATGTTAATCCCAGAAATCACTAAAGAATTGAGTGAGCAAAAAGCATTAAAAGAAAATACATTCTTAGGGCAAGTTTATTCAAAAGAACAATTAAGTGCAGAAGAAATTAAAAATTTAGAAGAAAAACTTAGCGCTAAGTTTAATGCAAAAATTAGATTAGATAGTAAAATAAGTGATAATGACAGTGTGAAGATTAGCTTAGATGGTCTTGGTTATGAAATTTCATTTTCAATGCAAAGCTTAAAAGCTAAAATGAATGAATATATATTAAAAGCAATTTAA
- the atpA gene encoding F0F1 ATP synthase subunit alpha, with product MKFKADEISSIIKERIEKFDFNLEIEETGKIISVADGVAKVYGLKNAMAGEMVEFENGEKGMVLNLEESSVGIVILGKGLGLKEGSSVKRLKKLLKVPVGDALIGRVVNALGEPIDAKGVIEASEYRFVEEKAKGIMARKSVHEPLHTGIKAIDALVPIGRGQRELIIGDRQTGKTTVAIDTIISQKGKDVICIYVAIGQKQSTVAQVVKKLEEYGAMDYSIVVNAGASDPAALQYLAPYTGVTMGEYFRDNSRHALIVYDDLSKHAVAYREMSLILRRPPGREAYPGDVFYLHSRLLERASKLSDELGAGSLTALPIIETQAGDVSAYIPTNVISITDGQIFLETDLFNSGIRPAINVGLSVSRVGGAAQIKATKQVSGTLRLDLAQYRELQAFAQFASDLDEASRKQLERGQRMVEVLKQPPYSPLSAENQVVMIYAGTKGYLDDIAVSKIGEFEAALYPFIEAKYPEIFEQIRTKKALDKDLEEKLAKALSEFKANHI from the coding sequence ATGAAATTTAAAGCAGATGAAATTAGTTCTATTATAAAAGAAAGAATTGAAAAATTTGACTTTAATCTTGAAATAGAAGAAACTGGTAAAATTATTTCAGTTGCTGATGGTGTTGCTAAGGTTTATGGTCTTAAGAATGCTATGGCTGGAGAGATGGTTGAATTTGAAAATGGTGAAAAAGGAATGGTGCTTAACCTTGAAGAATCAAGTGTTGGTATTGTTATCTTAGGAAAAGGTCTTGGTCTTAAAGAAGGAAGTTCCGTAAAAAGACTAAAAAAACTTCTAAAAGTTCCGGTAGGCGATGCGTTGATAGGACGTGTTGTAAATGCTTTGGGTGAGCCAATTGATGCTAAAGGTGTGATTGAGGCAAGTGAATATCGCTTTGTGGAAGAAAAAGCAAAAGGTATTATGGCTAGAAAAAGCGTTCATGAGCCACTACACACAGGTATTAAAGCAATTGATGCTTTAGTTCCAATTGGTAGAGGACAAAGAGAGCTAATTATCGGTGATAGACAAACAGGTAAAACAACTGTAGCAATCGATACTATCATTAGCCAAAAAGGTAAAGATGTTATTTGTATTTATGTTGCAATTGGTCAAAAACAAAGCACAGTTGCTCAAGTAGTTAAAAAGCTTGAAGAATATGGTGCAATGGATTATAGTATAGTAGTAAATGCAGGTGCTTCTGATCCTGCTGCATTGCAATATCTTGCTCCATATACAGGCGTAACTATGGGTGAATATTTTAGAGATAACTCAAGACATGCGTTGATTGTTTATGATGATTTAAGTAAGCATGCTGTTGCATATCGTGAGATGTCTTTGATCTTACGTCGTCCTCCAGGTCGTGAAGCTTATCCAGGGGATGTGTTTTATTTACATTCAAGATTGCTTGAAAGAGCAAGTAAATTAAGTGATGAGCTTGGCGCGGGAAGCTTAACAGCATTACCTATTATTGAAACTCAAGCGGGTGATGTTTCAGCTTATATTCCAACCAATGTTATTTCAATCACAGATGGGCAAATTTTCTTGGAAACAGATTTATTCAACTCAGGTATTCGTCCTGCGATTAATGTTGGTTTATCTGTATCTCGTGTTGGTGGTGCTGCACAAATTAAAGCAACAAAACAGGTTTCAGGTACATTAAGACTTGATTTAGCTCAATATAGAGAGTTGCAAGCTTTTGCACAATTTGCAAGTGATTTGGATGAAGCAAGTAGAAAGCAACTTGAGCGTGGGCAAAGAATGGTTGAAGTTTTAAAGCAACCTCCATATTCTCCACTTTCAGCTGAAAATCAAGTAGTGATGATTTATGCAGGAACTAAAGGATATTTAGATGATATAGCAGTTTCTAAAATTGGAGAATTTGAAGCGGCTTTATATCCATTTATTGAAGCTAAATATCCAGAAATTTTTGAGCAAATTAGAACCAAAAAGGCTTTAGATAAAGATTTAGAAGAAAAATTAGCTAAAGCATTGAGTGAGTTTAAAGCAAACCACATATAA
- the atpG gene encoding ATP synthase F1 subunit gamma — protein MSNLKEIKRKIKSVHNTQKTTNAMKLVSTAKLRKAEEAAKKSKVFAQKIDEVLSEIAFKINQYEGLDDKLPFFRKKDNIEKMDIIFITADKGLCGGFNIKTIKTVNEMLEDCKAKKIKVRLRAIGKTGIEYFNFQNIEILEKYLDTSSSPDYEKACAIIQSAVDDFVNEVTDKVVIVHNGYKNMISQEIRINELLPVQAIASKEEQESQSLMDLEPEDEEILNDLLKTYFEYNMYFSLVDSLAAEHSARMQAMDNATNNAKARVKQLNLAYNKARQESITTELIEIISGVESMK, from the coding sequence ATGTCTAATTTAAAAGAAATTAAAAGAAAAATAAAAAGTGTTCATAACACGCAAAAGACAACTAATGCTATGAAGCTTGTCTCTACTGCCAAATTAAGAAAGGCAGAAGAGGCAGCTAAAAAGTCAAAAGTTTTTGCTCAAAAAATTGATGAAGTTTTATCTGAAATTGCATTTAAGATTAATCAATATGAGGGTCTTGATGATAAACTTCCGTTTTTTAGAAAAAAAGACAATATTGAAAAAATGGATATTATTTTTATTACTGCCGATAAAGGTTTATGTGGTGGTTTTAACATCAAAACCATTAAAACAGTAAATGAAATGCTTGAAGATTGTAAAGCAAAAAAAATCAAAGTAAGATTAAGGGCTATTGGTAAAACAGGTATAGAGTATTTTAATTTTCAAAATATTGAAATTTTAGAAAAGTATTTAGATACAAGCTCTAGTCCTGACTATGAAAAAGCATGTGCTATTATACAAAGTGCAGTAGATGATTTTGTAAATGAAGTAACCGATAAAGTTGTAATTGTACATAATGGCTATAAAAATATGATTTCTCAAGAAATTCGTATTAATGAATTATTGCCAGTACAAGCTATTGCAAGTAAGGAAGAACAAGAATCACAGTCTTTAATGGACTTAGAGCCAGAAGATGAAGAAATCTTAAATGATTTGCTAAAAACTTATTTTGAATATAATATGTATTTTTCTTTGGTTGATTCTTTGGCGGCTGAACATAGTGCAAGAATGCAGGCTATGGATAATGCAACCAATAATGCAAAAGCAAGAGTTAAACAACTTAACTTAGCTTATAATAAAGCAAGACAAGAATCTATTACCACCGAATTGATAGAGATTATCAGCGGTGTTGAGTCAATGAAATAA